The following proteins are co-located in the Solanum pennellii chromosome 8, SPENNV200 genome:
- the LOC107028831 gene encoding beta-amylase 3, chloroplastic-like yields MALTPCSSTSFINKKERKNYRTHDDISSMICFAKINTPSYNLKAKSSNQEVQFLNPNMEEKEKFHMLTSGTTHSNNSSTKVPVFVMLPLDTTSIGGNMNKPRAMNASLMALKGAGVEGVMVDCWWGLVEKDGPLKYNWEGYDELVKMVQANGLKLQVVMSFHQCGGNVGDSCSIPLPPWVLEEISKNPDIVYTDRSGRRNPEYISLGCDQLPVLRGRTPIQVYTDYMTSFREKFKNYLGDVIVEIQVGMGPCGELRYPSYPESNGTWRFPGIGEFQCYDKYMKASLAASAHAMGNESWGRGGPHDSGQYNQFPLETGFFKKDGTWNSEYGQFFLEWYSRKLLEHGDNILASAQGIFKGTGCKLSGKVAGIHWHYNTRSHAAELTAGYYNTRNKDGYLPIARMFAKRGVVFNFTCMEMRDGEQPHSANCSPEGLVRQVKNATRNVGVELAGENALERYDGGGYAQVLSASRADSGNGLSAFTYLRLNKRLFEPENWRNLVEFVKNMSEGGNTRLSECDSSRTDLYVRFVKQSHAKRTTEVAVV; encoded by the exons atggcTTTAACACCTTGttcttcaacttcttttatcaataaaaaagaaagaaaaaattatagaaCACATGATGATATCTCAAGCATGATTTGCTTTGCTAAAATCAATACACCATCATACAATCTCAAAGCAAAAAGTTCCAATCAAGAAGTTCAATTCTTGAATCCCAATatggaagaaaaagagaaattccATATGCTTACAAGTGGTACTACTCATAGCAACAATAGTAGTACAAAAGTGCCTGTTTTTGTGATGTTACCACTTGACACTACATCAATTGGTGGCAATATGAACAAGCCAAGAGCTATGAATGCTAGTTTGATGGCATTAAAAGGTGCTGGAGTTGAAGGGGTAATGGTTGATTGTTGGTGGGGTTTGGTTGAAAAAGATGGACCTTTGAAGTATAATTGGGAAGGATATGATGAACTTGTGAAGATGGTTCAAGCAAATGGATTGAAGCTTCAAGTTGTCATGTCTTTTCATCAGTGTGGTGGTAACGTCGGAGATTCCTGCAG CATCCCTCTACCTCCATGGGTACTTGAAGAAATTAGCAAAAATCCAGATATTGTGTATACAGATAGATCAGGCAGGAGAAATCCTGAGTACATTTCTTTAGGTTGTGATCAATTACCAGTACTTAGAGGAAGAACACCAATTCAAGTCTACACTGATTACATGACAAGTTTTAgagaaaaattcaagaattactTAGGTGATGTTATAGTG GAAATACAAGTGGGGATGGGTCCTTGTGGTGAACTAAGATATCCATCTTATCCAGAAAGCAATGGTACTTGGAGATTTCCTGGTATTGGTGAATTTCAATGCTATGATAAG TACATGAAGGCTTCACTAGCAGCATCAGCACATGCAATGGGAAACGAATCGTGGGGCCGAGGTGGGCCCCACGATTCTGGTCAGTACAACCAGTTTCCTCTGGAAACTGGTTTTTTCAAAAAGgatggtacatggaatagtgaataTGGACAATTTTTCCTAGAATGGTATTCAAGAAAGTTATTAGAACATGGTGACAATATCCTAGCATCAGCACAAGGCATATTCAAAGGAACAGGTTGTAAATTATCAGGCAAAGTAGCTGGAATTCATTGGCATTATAACACAAGATCACATGCAGCAGAGTTAACAGCAGGGTACTATAACACAAGGAACAAAGATGGTTACCTACCAATAGCACGTATGTTCGCGAAACGTGGGGTTGTTTTTAACTTTACATGTATGGAAATGAGGGACGGGGAGCAGCCACACAGCGCGAATTGTTCACCAGAAGGTTTGGTTAGACAAGTGAAAAACGCGACTAGAAATGTTGGAGTAGAATTAGCTGGAGAAAACGCGTTAGAGAGGTACGATGGAGGAGGATATGCACAAGTTTTAAGCGCAAGCAGAGCAGACTCTGGAAATGGATTGAGTGCATTTACATACTTGAGATTGAACAAAAGGTTGTTCGAGCCCGAGAATTGGAGAAATCTCGTTGAGTTTGTGAAGAACATGTCGGAAGGAGGTAACACGAGGCTTTCAGAATGCGATTCGAGTAGAACGGACTTGTATGTTAGATTTGTCAAACAGAGTCATGCTAAGAGAACTACAGAGGTTGCAGTTGTGTAG